The Streptomyces sp. NBC_00691 genome has a segment encoding these proteins:
- a CDS encoding VC0807 family protein, with amino-acid sequence MSAHERPSAVPATTTDGRPGPPARSGAASAIGWALTIGLNIIAPILTYNTLTKDHGWSEFAALLAGSAWPVLDSAIMVAWRRKIDEFAVVSMVFLVITALVSLIGAHTARALLVKDSGVTGLFGLLCLATLLAPRPLMFYFGRKFATDGTPASTAWWNGMWQYDGFRSTMRTMTLVWGVAYVIEALIRIGLAYTLDTSTMVTLSPLMIYGVLGVLGAWTAWFGKRRAAEGARRQAEAQAAAAQAA; translated from the coding sequence ATGTCCGCGCACGAGCGGCCATCGGCCGTACCGGCCACCACGACCGACGGACGACCGGGGCCGCCGGCCCGTTCGGGAGCCGCTTCCGCGATCGGCTGGGCCCTGACCATCGGCCTCAACATCATCGCACCGATCCTCACGTACAACACCCTGACCAAGGACCACGGTTGGTCCGAGTTCGCCGCCCTGCTCGCCGGCAGCGCCTGGCCCGTCCTGGACAGCGCGATCATGGTCGCCTGGCGCCGCAAGATCGACGAGTTCGCCGTCGTCTCCATGGTGTTCCTGGTGATCACGGCCCTGGTCTCGCTGATCGGCGCGCACACCGCCCGCGCGCTGCTCGTCAAGGACTCGGGAGTGACAGGCCTGTTCGGGCTCCTCTGCCTGGCCACCCTGCTCGCGCCGCGGCCGCTGATGTTCTACTTCGGGCGCAAGTTCGCCACCGACGGCACCCCGGCGAGCACCGCCTGGTGGAACGGCATGTGGCAGTACGACGGCTTCCGCTCCACCATGCGCACGATGACGCTGGTGTGGGGCGTGGCCTATGTGATCGAGGCGCTGATCCGGATCGGACTCGCCTACACCCTGGACACCTCGACCATGGTCACGCTCAGCCCGCTGATGATCTACGGCGTCCTCGGTGTCCTCGGCGCGTGGACGGCGTGGTTCGGCAAGCGCCGCGCCGCCGAGGGGGCGAGGCGGCAGGCCGAGGCGCAGGCGGCGGCCGCCCAGGCTGCCTGA
- a CDS encoding aldo/keto reductase, whose product MTTPRHPVPTRRLGTTGPEVSALGLGCMGMSALYGESDRAESIATIHAALDAGVTLLDTGDFYGMGHNELLIHEALRTAPAAAREQALTSVKFGALRTVEGGFTGYDGRPAAVKNFAAYSLQRLGTDHIDIYRIARVDPDVPIEETVGAIAELVEAGHVRHIGLSEVGADTLRRAAAVAPIADLQIEYSLISRSIEEKILPTARELGIGVTAYGVLSRGLISGHFTRDRQLAANDFRGMSPRFQGDNLRRNLDLVDRLRALAEAKGVTVAQTAIAWVLAQAERQGADIVPLVGARRRDRLAEALGALDVALDAADLAAIEEAVPAGSAAGDRYPAAQMAHLDSEH is encoded by the coding sequence ATGACCACCCCCAGGCACCCCGTCCCCACCCGCCGGCTCGGCACCACCGGGCCCGAGGTCTCCGCCCTCGGCCTCGGCTGCATGGGCATGTCCGCGCTGTACGGCGAGAGCGACCGCGCCGAGTCGATCGCGACGATCCACGCCGCCCTGGACGCGGGGGTGACCCTGCTCGACACGGGCGACTTCTACGGGATGGGGCACAACGAGCTCTTGATCCACGAGGCGCTGCGCACGGCCCCCGCGGCCGCTCGTGAGCAGGCGCTGACCAGCGTGAAGTTCGGTGCCCTGCGCACGGTCGAGGGCGGCTTCACCGGGTACGACGGCCGGCCGGCCGCCGTGAAGAACTTCGCGGCCTACTCGCTCCAGCGCCTCGGCACGGACCACATCGACATCTACCGGATCGCCCGCGTCGACCCGGACGTGCCGATCGAGGAGACCGTCGGCGCCATCGCCGAGCTGGTCGAGGCGGGGCACGTGCGGCACATCGGGCTCTCCGAGGTCGGCGCGGACACCTTGCGCCGGGCGGCGGCCGTCGCCCCGATCGCCGACCTCCAGATCGAGTACTCGCTGATCTCGCGGTCGATCGAGGAGAAGATCCTGCCGACCGCCCGGGAGCTGGGCATAGGCGTCACGGCGTACGGGGTGCTGTCGCGCGGCCTGATCAGCGGCCACTTCACCCGCGACCGGCAGCTCGCGGCGAACGACTTCCGGGGCATGAGCCCGCGCTTCCAGGGCGACAACCTCCGGCGGAACCTGGACCTCGTGGACCGGCTGCGGGCACTCGCCGAGGCAAAGGGCGTGACGGTCGCGCAGACCGCGATCGCCTGGGTCCTCGCGCAGGCCGAGCGGCAGGGCGCGGACATCGTCCCGCTGGTCGGCGCCCGGCGCCGGGACCGGCTCGCGGAGGCGCTCGGCGCGCTGGACGTCGCGCTCGACGCAGCCGACCTCGCGGCGATCGAGGAGGCCGTCCCGGCGGGCTCGGCGGCCGGCGACCGCTACCCGGCGGCGCAGATGGCGCACCTGGACAGCGAGCACTGA
- a CDS encoding TetR family transcriptional regulator — protein sequence MAATETLTAERILEATEEVLRRYGPAKATVVDVARVLGVSHGSVYRHFRTKAALREAVTERWLQRTIGALEPYVAAPGSADERLTSWLTALFALKRRKAGGDPELMATFQVLIGENSAVVHRHEEHLVEQIARIVEDGHREGVFAAPDRDYATTARAVFDATDRFHDPAHAADWSTTDIEDAFAAVISLTQRALRA from the coding sequence ATGGCCGCCACCGAGACCCTGACCGCCGAGCGCATCCTCGAAGCCACCGAGGAGGTGCTGCGCCGCTACGGGCCGGCGAAGGCGACCGTCGTGGACGTGGCCCGGGTCCTCGGCGTCAGCCACGGCAGCGTCTACCGCCACTTCCGCACGAAGGCGGCGCTGCGCGAGGCGGTGACCGAGCGGTGGCTGCAGCGGACGATCGGCGCCCTGGAGCCGTACGTGGCGGCGCCGGGCTCCGCCGACGAGCGGCTGACCAGCTGGCTGACCGCCCTGTTCGCCCTCAAGCGCCGCAAGGCGGGCGGCGACCCGGAGCTGATGGCCACCTTCCAGGTGCTGATCGGCGAGAACAGCGCGGTGGTCCACCGGCACGAGGAGCATCTGGTGGAGCAGATCGCCCGCATCGTGGAGGACGGTCACCGCGAAGGGGTGTTCGCCGCGCCGGATCGGGACTACGCGACGACGGCCAGGGCGGTCTTCGACGCCACCGACCGCTTCCACGACCCTGCGCACGCCGCAGACTGGTCGACCACGGACATCGAGGACGCGTTCGCGGCGGTCATCTCCCTGACACAGCGGGCGCTGCGCGCCTGA
- a CDS encoding MmyB family transcriptional regulator has translation MTTAEPGTRRHELAAFLRSRRERITPEQVGLPRGRRRRTPGLRREEVAHLSAVGVTWYTWLEQARDIQVSPQVLDALAGALLLDPTERSHLFALAAQSDPHPGTACPAVTPALRELLHQLEPVPACVQNSRYDFLAYNRTFGRLYCDLDALPREDRNTLWLAFTNEDFRAAFGDLPEALRAMVGKLRASMAEHLAEPAWKALVQRLQDASPEFRELWERRDVADLAGRAKVIRNAQVGVLRLEHTNLWLGPAAGPRLGTYVPLDEESRAGLDRLLELAVREEEQAARRTTRAAPVAREVRTGRAAEGAPTDRPAREAREPQALTAA, from the coding sequence ATGACGACGGCCGAACCCGGTACGCGGCGGCACGAGCTCGCCGCCTTCCTGCGCAGCCGGCGCGAGCGCATCACCCCCGAGCAGGTCGGCCTGCCCCGGGGGCGCCGCCGCCGCACCCCCGGACTGCGCCGCGAGGAGGTCGCCCACCTCTCCGCCGTCGGCGTCACCTGGTACACCTGGCTGGAACAGGCGCGGGACATCCAGGTCTCCCCGCAGGTCCTGGACGCCCTCGCCGGAGCGCTGCTGCTCGACCCGACCGAACGCAGCCACCTCTTCGCCCTCGCCGCCCAGAGCGACCCGCACCCCGGGACGGCCTGCCCGGCCGTCACCCCGGCGCTGCGCGAACTGCTCCACCAGCTGGAGCCCGTGCCCGCCTGCGTGCAGAACAGCCGGTACGACTTCCTCGCCTACAACCGCACCTTCGGGCGGCTCTACTGCGACCTGGACGCGCTGCCCCGAGAGGACCGCAACACCCTCTGGCTCGCCTTCACGAACGAGGACTTCCGCGCCGCCTTCGGCGACCTCCCGGAGGCCCTGCGCGCGATGGTCGGCAAGCTCCGTGCGTCCATGGCCGAGCACCTGGCCGAACCCGCCTGGAAGGCACTCGTCCAGCGGCTCCAGGACGCCTCCCCGGAGTTCCGCGAGCTCTGGGAGCGGCGTGACGTCGCCGACCTCGCCGGCCGCGCCAAGGTCATCCGCAACGCCCAGGTCGGTGTGCTGCGCCTGGAGCACACCAACCTCTGGCTCGGGCCCGCCGCCGGACCGCGCCTCGGCACGTACGTACCCCTCGACGAGGAGTCCCGGGCGGGGCTCGACCGGCTCCTGGAGCTGGCCGTACGCGAGGAGGAGCAGGCGGCCCGGCGGACGACGCGGGCGGCCCCGGTGGCCAGGGAGGTCCGGACAGGCCGGGCGGCCGAGGGGGCCCCGACCGACCGGCCGGCCCGGGAGGCCCGGGAGCCGCAGGCCCTCACGGCCGCCTGA
- a CDS encoding glycine--tRNA ligase: MAADKIDTIVSLSKRRGFVYPCSEIYGGQRAAWDYGPLGVELKENLKRQWWRYMVTAREDVVGIDSSVILATEVWEASGHVATFTDPLTECTSCHKRFRADHLEEAYEEKHGRLPENGFADLNCPNCGNKGTFTEPKQFSGLLSTHLGPTQDTGSVAYLRPETAQGIFTNFGQVLQTSRKKPPFGIAQMGKSFRNEITPGNFIFRTREFEQMEMEFFVKPGEDEQWQEYWMEQRWNWYTGLGLREENMRWFEHPKEKLSHYSKRTADIEYRFSFGGSEWGELEGVANRTDYDLTAHSKASGANLTYLDQESGERWTPFVIEPAAGVGRAMLAFLLDAYNEDEAPNAKGVMEKRVVLRLDPRLAPIKVAVLPLSRNPQLSPKAKGLAADLRQNWNIEFDDAGAIGRRYRRQDEIGTPFCVTVDFDTLEDNAVTVRERDTMKQERVSLDQIQSYLGSRLLGC, translated from the coding sequence GTGGCCGCCGACAAGATCGACACCATCGTCAGCCTGAGCAAGCGCCGTGGCTTCGTCTACCCGTGCAGTGAGATCTACGGCGGCCAGCGGGCCGCCTGGGACTACGGACCGCTGGGCGTCGAACTCAAGGAGAACCTGAAGCGTCAGTGGTGGCGTTACATGGTCACCGCGCGCGAGGACGTCGTCGGCATCGACTCGTCGGTCATCCTGGCCACCGAGGTCTGGGAGGCCTCCGGCCACGTCGCGACCTTCACGGACCCGCTGACCGAGTGCACCTCCTGCCACAAGCGCTTCCGGGCGGACCACCTGGAGGAGGCGTACGAGGAGAAGCACGGCCGTCTCCCCGAGAACGGCTTCGCCGACCTCAACTGCCCCAACTGTGGCAACAAGGGCACCTTCACCGAGCCCAAGCAGTTCTCCGGCCTGCTCTCCACGCACCTCGGCCCGACCCAGGACACCGGCTCCGTCGCGTACCTGCGTCCCGAGACCGCGCAGGGCATCTTCACCAACTTCGGTCAGGTGCTGCAGACCTCGCGCAAGAAGCCGCCGTTCGGCATCGCGCAGATGGGCAAGTCCTTCCGGAACGAGATCACTCCGGGCAACTTCATCTTCCGCACCCGCGAGTTCGAGCAGATGGAGATGGAGTTCTTCGTCAAGCCGGGCGAGGACGAGCAGTGGCAGGAATACTGGATGGAGCAGCGCTGGAACTGGTACACGGGCCTGGGTCTCCGTGAGGAGAACATGCGCTGGTTCGAGCACCCGAAGGAGAAGCTCTCCCACTACTCGAAGCGCACCGCCGACATCGAGTACCGCTTCTCGTTCGGTGGCAGCGAGTGGGGCGAGCTGGAGGGTGTCGCCAACCGCACCGACTACGACCTGACCGCGCACTCCAAGGCCTCGGGCGCCAACCTCACGTACCTGGACCAGGAGTCGGGCGAGCGCTGGACGCCGTTCGTCATCGAGCCGGCCGCCGGTGTCGGCCGCGCGATGCTGGCCTTCCTGCTCGACGCGTACAACGAGGACGAGGCCCCGAACGCCAAGGGCGTCATGGAGAAGCGCGTCGTCCTGCGTCTGGACCCGCGTCTGGCCCCCATCAAGGTCGCCGTCCTGCCGCTGTCCCGCAACCCGCAGCTCTCCCCGAAGGCCAAGGGCCTGGCGGCGGACCTGCGCCAGAACTGGAACATCGAGTTCGACGACGCCGGCGCCATCGGCCGCCGCTACCGTCGCCAGGACGAGATCGGTACCCCGTTCTGCGTGACCGTCGACTTCGACACCCTCGAGGACAACGCGGTGACCGTGCGCGAGCGCGACACCATGAAGCAGGAGCGCGTCTCCCTCGACCAGATCCAGAGCTACCTGGGCAGCCGCCTGCTCGGCTGCTGA
- a CDS encoding isoprenyl transferase: protein MAIARLLGRQRREYSTPEPHPSGARPPKLQSELVPEHVAIVMDGNGRWAKERGLPRTEGHKVGAEQVLDVLQGAIEMGVGSISLYAFSTENWKRSPEEVRFLMNFNRDFIRKSRDQLDSLGVRVRWVGRMPKLWKSVAKELQVAQEQTKDNTRLTLYFCMNYGGRAELTDAAQALAEDVKAGRLDPAKITEKTIQKYLYYPDMPDVDLFLRPSGEQRTSNYLIWQSAYAEMVFQDVLWPDFDRRDLWRACVEFAQRDRRFGGVDPADMAVLDKG, encoded by the coding sequence ATGGCCATCGCACGACTGCTCGGTCGCCAGCGCCGGGAGTACAGCACCCCCGAGCCGCATCCCTCCGGTGCCCGCCCGCCGAAGCTCCAGTCCGAGCTCGTCCCGGAGCACGTCGCGATCGTCATGGACGGCAACGGCCGCTGGGCCAAGGAGCGCGGCCTGCCCCGCACCGAGGGCCACAAGGTCGGCGCCGAGCAGGTGCTCGACGTGCTCCAGGGCGCGATCGAGATGGGTGTCGGGTCGATCTCGCTGTACGCCTTCTCCACCGAGAACTGGAAGCGCTCCCCCGAGGAGGTGCGCTTCCTGATGAACTTCAACCGCGACTTCATCCGCAAGTCCCGCGACCAGCTCGACTCCCTCGGCGTCCGGGTGCGCTGGGTCGGCCGGATGCCCAAGCTGTGGAAGTCGGTGGCCAAGGAGCTCCAGGTCGCGCAGGAGCAGACCAAGGACAACACCAGGCTGACGCTGTACTTCTGCATGAACTACGGCGGCCGCGCGGAACTCACGGACGCGGCGCAGGCGCTCGCCGAGGACGTGAAGGCCGGTCGCCTCGACCCGGCGAAGATCACCGAGAAGACCATCCAGAAGTACCTCTACTACCCGGACATGCCGGACGTGGACCTGTTCCTGCGCCCCAGCGGCGAGCAGCGCACGTCCAACTACCTGATCTGGCAGAGCGCGTACGCCGAGATGGTCTTCCAGGACGTGCTGTGGCCCGACTTCGACCGCCGCGACCTGTGGCGGGCCTGTGTCGAGTTCGCCCAGCGCGACCGGCGCTTCGGCGGTGTCGACCCGGCCGACATGGCCGTCCTCGACAAGGGCTGA
- a CDS encoding metal ABC transporter permease: MEFLQFDFMRRALLAAVLVGITAPAVGIYLVQRRQALMGDGIGHVAMTGVGLGFLLNSSPVWMATLVAVVGSVGMELIRAYGKTRGDLALALLFYGGMAGGVLLINLSPTGSNANLSSYLFGSLSTVSSEDITAIGILAAFVVLVTVGLRRQLFAVSQDEEFARVTGLPVRALNLLIAVTAAVTVTVAMRVVGLLLVSALMVVPVAAAQQLSKSFRATFVLAVVTGVTVTLAGTVTSYYQDVPPGATIVLYAIGVFVLLTLLATPLAKRRARAAEAGAESCDAPVPATRRPTDDVKV; this comes from the coding sequence ATGGAATTCCTCCAGTTCGACTTCATGCGGCGCGCACTGCTCGCGGCCGTGCTCGTCGGCATCACCGCGCCCGCCGTGGGCATCTACCTGGTTCAGCGCCGGCAGGCGCTGATGGGCGACGGCATCGGCCATGTCGCCATGACCGGCGTCGGCCTCGGCTTCCTCCTGAACTCCAGCCCGGTCTGGATGGCGACCCTGGTCGCCGTCGTCGGCTCGGTCGGGATGGAGCTGATCCGGGCGTACGGCAAGACCCGCGGCGACCTCGCGCTCGCGCTGCTCTTCTACGGCGGCATGGCCGGCGGTGTCCTGCTGATCAACCTCTCGCCGACCGGCTCCAACGCCAACCTCAGCTCCTACCTCTTCGGCTCGCTCTCCACGGTCTCCTCGGAGGACATCACCGCGATCGGCATCCTGGCGGCCTTCGTCGTCCTGGTCACCGTCGGCCTGCGGCGGCAGCTCTTCGCGGTCAGCCAGGACGAGGAGTTCGCCCGGGTCACCGGCCTCCCGGTACGCGCCCTGAACCTGCTGATCGCGGTGACCGCCGCGGTCACCGTCACGGTCGCCATGCGGGTCGTCGGCCTGCTGCTGGTCAGCGCCCTCATGGTGGTGCCGGTCGCGGCGGCCCAGCAGCTGTCGAAGTCGTTCCGCGCGACCTTCGTCCTCGCGGTGGTGACGGGCGTCACGGTCACCCTGGCGGGCACGGTCACCTCCTACTACCAGGACGTGCCGCCCGGTGCGACGATCGTCCTGTACGCGATCGGTGTCTTCGTCCTGCTCACCCTGCTCGCCACGCCGCTCGCGAAACGGCGGGCGCGGGCGGCCGAGGCGGGCGCGGAGAGCTGTGACGCACCGGTTCCGGCGACCCGGCGTCCCACGGACGACGTGAAGGTCTGA
- a CDS encoding Fur family transcriptional regulator, with protein sequence MVTAGPPVRGRSTKQRAAVSAALNEVDEFRSAQELHDMLKHRGDSVGLTTVYRTLQSLADAGEVDALRTSEGETVYRRCSTGDHHHHLVCRLCGKAVEVEGPMVEQWAETIASEHGFVNVAHTVEIFGTCADCAGK encoded by the coding sequence GTGGTGACGGCAGGACCCCCCGTACGAGGCCGCTCGACCAAGCAGCGTGCCGCCGTCTCCGCGGCGCTGAACGAGGTGGACGAGTTCCGCAGCGCCCAGGAGCTGCACGACATGCTCAAGCACCGCGGCGACTCGGTCGGCCTCACCACCGTCTACCGCACGCTGCAGTCCCTGGCGGACGCGGGCGAGGTCGACGCGCTGCGGACGAGCGAGGGCGAGACGGTGTACCGCCGCTGTTCGACGGGCGACCACCACCACCATCTGGTGTGCCGCCTCTGCGGCAAGGCCGTGGAGGTGGAGGGTCCGATGGTGGAGCAGTGGGCCGAGACGATCGCCTCGGAGCACGGTTTCGTGAACGTGGCGCACACGGTGGAGATCTTCGGCACCTGTGCGGACTGCGCCGGGAAGTGA
- a CDS encoding MFS transporter: MTTTSASPRSPASPPGGTTPGTGPVVHDRPALGSLGLFTVLLGAALPLIDFFIVNVALPSIDHDLAAGPALLELVVAGYGLSYAVLLVLGGRLGDLFGRRRLFLAGMVAFGLTSLACGLAPDAWTLVGARVAQGAAAALMLPQVLATIHSSTEGPRRARALSLYGATAGLSMVAGQILGGVLVAADLAGSGWRAVFLVNVPVAVVGLVLAFRTVPETRSDRPAPVDVPGTLLLALTLTTLLAPLTEGRAAGWPAWTWVSLAVFPFAAVAFWRVERRTDRRGGTPLVPPSLLGLVSLRRGLVLLLPLCMGFGGFMFVIAVALQQGLGLGAIASGLALVPMAVAFFGASLAGPRLVRRWGTRVVTAGGLVQGLGIGLLAVTVPRTWPDLSVGVLLPGMALAGLGQGLQLPVLFRVILSEVPGERAGVGSGVMVTTQQSALALGVATLGSLYLGLASSAPDAGTALTATLLVQLAMVAATVALSVRLPRKVG, encoded by the coding sequence GTGACTACGACCTCCGCTTCTCCCCGTTCCCCGGCCTCTCCCCCGGGCGGCACCACGCCCGGGACCGGTCCCGTCGTCCACGACCGACCGGCGCTGGGTTCGCTCGGTCTGTTCACCGTGCTGCTGGGCGCGGCCCTGCCCCTGATCGACTTCTTCATCGTCAACGTCGCCCTGCCGTCGATCGACCACGACCTGGCCGCGGGCCCGGCGCTCCTGGAGCTGGTCGTCGCCGGGTACGGCCTGTCGTACGCCGTCCTGCTCGTCCTCGGCGGACGGCTCGGCGACCTCTTCGGGCGCCGCCGGCTCTTCCTCGCGGGCATGGTGGCCTTCGGGCTGACCTCGCTCGCCTGCGGTCTCGCCCCGGACGCCTGGACGCTGGTCGGGGCGCGGGTGGCGCAGGGCGCGGCCGCGGCGCTGATGCTGCCGCAGGTCCTCGCGACCATCCATTCCTCGACGGAGGGCCCGCGGCGGGCGAGGGCGCTGAGCCTGTACGGCGCGACCGCCGGGCTCTCCATGGTGGCCGGGCAGATCCTGGGCGGGGTGCTGGTGGCCGCCGACCTCGCGGGCTCGGGCTGGCGCGCGGTCTTCCTGGTGAACGTACCGGTGGCGGTGGTGGGCCTGGTCCTGGCCTTCCGCACGGTCCCGGAGACCCGCTCGGACCGCCCTGCGCCGGTGGACGTACCGGGCACGCTGCTGCTCGCCCTCACGCTGACCACCCTGCTCGCGCCGCTGACGGAGGGCCGGGCGGCGGGCTGGCCGGCGTGGACGTGGGTGTCGCTGGCCGTGTTCCCGTTCGCGGCGGTGGCGTTCTGGCGGGTGGAGCGGCGGACGGACCGCCGGGGCGGCACGCCGCTGGTCCCGCCGAGCCTGCTCGGCCTGGTGTCGCTGCGGCGCGGGCTCGTGCTGCTGCTGCCGCTCTGCATGGGCTTCGGCGGCTTCATGTTCGTGATCGCGGTCGCCCTCCAGCAGGGCCTCGGCCTGGGCGCGATCGCCTCCGGCCTGGCCCTGGTCCCGATGGCGGTGGCCTTCTTCGGGGCCTCGCTGGCGGGTCCCCGGCTGGTACGGCGCTGGGGCACGCGCGTGGTGACGGCGGGCGGCCTTGTCCAGGGGCTCGGCATCGGACTGCTCGCGGTGACGGTCCCGCGCACCTGGCCGGACCTGTCGGTGGGGGTCCTGCTCCCGGGCATGGCCCTCGCGGGCCTGGGCCAGGGCCTCCAGCTCCCGGTGCTCTTCCGCGTGATCCTCTCGGAGGTCCCGGGGGAACGCGCGGGCGTGGGCAGCGGCGTGATGGTGACGACCCAGCAGTCGGCGCTCGCCCTGGGCGTCGCCACCCTGGGCTCCCTCTACCTGGGCCTCGCGTCCTCGGCCCCGGACGCGGGTACGGCCCTGACGGCGACGCTTCTGGTGCAACTGGCCATGGTGGCCGCGACGGTCGCGCTCTCCGTGCGGCTGCCGAGGAAGGTGGGCTAG
- a CDS encoding metal ABC transporter ATP-binding protein, whose protein sequence is MAAPTPEREPVISVRGATAALGARPVLRGVDLTVRRGEVVALLGANGSGKSTAVRSVIGQVPLTGGTIELFGTDRKRFREWARVGYVPQRTTAASGVPATIREVVSSGRLSRRRFGWLTKADKAAVARAIDLVGLADRAGDSVSALSGGQHQRVLIARALAAEPELLIMDEPMAGVDLASQEILASTLREQVADGTSVLLVLHELGPLEPLIDRAVVLRDGCVVHDGPPPEALGQHALPGHDHVHPHAAGEPLRTGLLT, encoded by the coding sequence ATGGCAGCCCCGACACCGGAACGGGAACCCGTCATCTCCGTCCGCGGAGCCACCGCGGCCCTCGGCGCCCGGCCCGTCCTCCGGGGCGTCGACCTCACCGTCCGTCGCGGTGAGGTCGTCGCGCTGCTCGGCGCCAACGGCTCCGGCAAGTCCACCGCGGTCCGCTCCGTCATCGGCCAGGTGCCGCTGACGGGCGGCACGATCGAGCTGTTCGGCACGGACCGGAAGCGCTTCCGCGAATGGGCGCGGGTCGGCTACGTACCGCAGCGGACCACCGCCGCGAGCGGTGTCCCCGCCACCATCCGCGAGGTCGTCTCCTCCGGTCGGCTGTCCCGCCGCAGGTTCGGCTGGCTGACCAAGGCCGACAAGGCCGCCGTCGCGCGGGCCATCGACCTGGTCGGGCTCGCCGACCGCGCCGGGGACTCCGTCTCCGCGCTCTCCGGCGGCCAGCACCAGCGGGTCCTGATCGCCCGCGCGCTCGCCGCCGAGCCCGAGCTCCTGATCATGGACGAGCCGATGGCCGGCGTCGACCTCGCGAGCCAGGAGATCCTCGCCTCGACCCTGCGCGAGCAGGTCGCAGACGGCACCTCCGTCCTCCTCGTCCTGCACGAGCTGGGCCCCCTGGAGCCGCTGATCGACCGTGCGGTCGTGCTCCGCGACGGCTGTGTCGTCCACGACGGCCCGCCGCCGGAGGCACTCGGCCAGCACGCGCTGCCGGGCCACGACCACGTCCATCCGCACGCGGCCGGGGAGCCGCTCCGTACGGGTCTGCTGACCTGA
- a CDS encoding zinc ABC transporter substrate-binding protein, whose protein sequence is MNVRRRLIPTAALAGAVTLGVVTLSACAGTSDAADKGSDGKLDVVASFYPMQYLAEQIGGGHVAVDTLTKPGVEPHDLELKPRQIGELGKADVVLYLKGIQPAVDDAIAQAGVKNTVDAATLTTLEKHGTEVGHEGHDHAEGEHAEEEAGHDHGSESGADPHIWLDPVKYAEVAKGVGTALEKADPANAADYRKNTDALVEKLGGLNTDFANGLKNTETKTFITTHSAFGYLAERYGLDQESISGIDPESEPSPARIKELQDVAKKDKVTTVFFETLASDKTARTLAGDTGLKTDVLDPLEGITDTSKGDDYIEVMRSNLAALQKALGAK, encoded by the coding sequence ATGAACGTACGTCGCCGCCTGATACCCACCGCCGCCCTCGCCGGAGCCGTCACGCTCGGCGTCGTCACCCTCTCCGCCTGCGCCGGGACCTCCGACGCGGCCGACAAGGGCAGCGACGGCAAGCTGGACGTGGTGGCGTCGTTCTACCCCATGCAGTACCTGGCCGAGCAGATAGGCGGCGGCCACGTCGCCGTCGACACACTCACCAAGCCCGGCGTCGAACCCCACGACCTGGAGCTCAAGCCGCGGCAGATCGGCGAGCTCGGCAAGGCCGACGTCGTCCTCTACCTCAAGGGCATCCAGCCGGCCGTGGACGACGCGATCGCCCAGGCCGGGGTGAAGAACACCGTCGACGCCGCCACCCTCACCACGCTCGAGAAGCACGGCACCGAGGTCGGCCACGAAGGCCACGACCACGCCGAGGGCGAGCACGCGGAGGAGGAGGCCGGGCACGACCACGGCTCCGAGTCCGGCGCCGACCCCCACATCTGGCTCGACCCCGTGAAGTACGCCGAGGTCGCCAAGGGTGTCGGCACCGCCCTGGAGAAGGCCGACCCGGCGAACGCCGCCGACTACCGGAAGAACACCGACGCGCTCGTCGAGAAGCTCGGCGGCCTGAACACCGACTTCGCGAACGGTCTGAAGAACACCGAGACGAAGACCTTCATCACCACCCACTCCGCCTTCGGCTACCTCGCCGAGCGGTACGGCCTGGACCAGGAGAGCATCTCCGGCATCGACCCCGAGTCCGAGCCGAGCCCCGCCCGGATCAAGGAACTCCAGGACGTCGCGAAGAAGGACAAGGTCACCACCGTCTTCTTCGAGACCCTCGCGAGCGACAAGACCGCCAGGACCCTCGCCGGCGACACCGGTCTGAAGACCGACGTGCTCGACCCGCTGGAGGGAATCACGGACACGTCCAAGGGCGATGACTACATCGAGGTCATGCGCTCCAACCTCGCCGCGCTGCAGAAGGCCCTCGGAGCCAAGTGA
- a CDS encoding DUF6243 family protein translates to MAKSRNNLLGVGGQRKKLSRADQHGNGQSRTAAQRSADDRKQDLLKKMRERTQGADTSDTSEAAEAAETPADAAGAPTAGTTAAPGQEQSPAQ, encoded by the coding sequence GTGGCGAAGAGCCGCAACAACCTCCTCGGCGTCGGAGGACAGCGCAAGAAGCTGTCCCGCGCCGACCAGCACGGCAACGGCCAGAGCCGCACGGCGGCCCAGCGCTCCGCCGACGACCGCAAGCAGGACCTCCTGAAGAAGATGCGCGAGCGCACCCAGGGAGCCGACACCTCCGACACCTCCGAGGCGGCCGAGGCGGCCGAGACCCCGGCGGACGCCGCCGGCGCCCCCACGGCCGGCACCACGGCCGCCCCCGGCCAGGAGCAGTCACCGGCGCAGTAG